From one Streptomyces sp. CA-210063 genomic stretch:
- a CDS encoding Ig-like domain repeat protein encodes MRRHIRTLPAGTALAVLFSSAALAVGTAAPAVADTSTPLPVQSSGDIVVDGVHQRVFVSDPTGGQVVATDYAGTVLGTVPSLPGAKGLELSPDSGTLYAAVPGDDAIVAIDTATVAETKRYPTGEGTDPQYPAWAGGKLWFGYGAAAQGNIGSLDLSGTDPVLTLGQDRGWYAAPTLTSTPGAPGTLAAGIEGMSPITVAVYDVSSGTATKTASGPNTSEYVASNLSDLALTPDGSHLVVASGAPYFHQVYKTSDLTPDGKYPTDAYPNAVEIAPDGTVAAGINGMYEPDVWVYEPGAATAAHIYDFTNTADGTGAGTLVSGGLAFTPDESHLFAVVATSTGGYALRDLNDQVPPPAPTPAPTTLTVNAPATATRAKELTVTGKLTSDAAFASGTTLTVTRTDLESAAGKALAPATVAADGTYSFKDTPPAGGSVKYTVSYAGDATHEAASASDTVQVSRATPTLTLNKNGNVYAYSADVTFTAHLGTTYNNRKVEIWADPYGSDKPNKLVKSGTVNSSGNLSVTLDLTRDTKLTAKFAGDARYAPKTAESRVYTKVRVSTTPSRHYKTNYAWNQTYYYFRKSVDPLFTTSMSMYPGRDYRVQVQGYYDGAWRTTGTEYFPLEADGRAAVELTGTPATGVRFRIRSSYIDTTSGDNVNTTTHGSWKYFIFTS; translated from the coding sequence GTGCGCAGACACATACGTACGCTTCCGGCCGGCACCGCGCTGGCCGTTCTCTTCAGCTCGGCCGCGCTCGCGGTCGGGACGGCCGCGCCCGCCGTGGCCGACACCAGTACGCCCCTGCCGGTGCAGTCGTCCGGCGACATCGTCGTGGACGGTGTCCACCAGCGGGTCTTCGTCTCCGACCCGACCGGCGGCCAGGTCGTCGCGACCGACTACGCGGGCACGGTCCTCGGCACCGTGCCCTCCCTGCCCGGCGCCAAGGGCCTAGAGCTGTCCCCCGATTCCGGCACGCTCTACGCGGCCGTGCCGGGCGACGACGCCATCGTGGCCATCGACACGGCGACGGTGGCCGAAACCAAGCGCTACCCGACCGGCGAGGGCACCGACCCGCAGTACCCGGCGTGGGCGGGCGGCAAGCTGTGGTTCGGCTACGGCGCCGCCGCCCAGGGCAACATCGGCTCGCTGGACCTCTCCGGCACCGACCCCGTGCTCACGCTCGGCCAGGACCGCGGCTGGTACGCGGCCCCGACCCTGACCTCCACCCCCGGTGCCCCGGGCACCCTGGCGGCGGGCATCGAGGGCATGAGCCCGATCACCGTGGCCGTCTACGACGTGTCGTCCGGTACGGCGACGAAGACGGCGAGCGGCCCCAACACCAGCGAGTACGTGGCGAGCAACCTGAGCGACCTCGCCCTCACCCCCGACGGCTCCCACCTCGTGGTGGCCAGCGGCGCCCCGTACTTCCACCAGGTGTACAAGACCTCGGACCTGACGCCGGACGGCAAGTACCCGACCGACGCGTACCCGAACGCCGTGGAGATCGCCCCCGACGGCACGGTCGCCGCGGGCATCAACGGCATGTACGAGCCGGACGTGTGGGTCTACGAGCCGGGCGCCGCCACGGCCGCCCACATCTACGACTTCACGAACACGGCCGACGGCACCGGCGCGGGCACGCTCGTGTCCGGCGGCCTCGCCTTCACGCCGGACGAGTCGCACCTGTTCGCGGTCGTCGCCACCAGCACGGGCGGCTACGCGCTGCGCGACCTGAACGACCAGGTCCCGCCGCCGGCCCCCACGCCGGCCCCGACGACGTTGACGGTGAACGCTCCCGCCACGGCCACCCGCGCCAAGGAGCTGACGGTCACCGGCAAGCTGACCTCGGACGCGGCCTTCGCCTCCGGGACCACCCTCACGGTCACCCGTACCGACCTGGAGTCCGCGGCGGGCAAGGCGCTCGCCCCCGCCACGGTCGCCGCGGACGGCACGTACTCCTTCAAGGACACCCCGCCAGCCGGTGGTTCGGTGAAGTACACCGTCTCCTACGCGGGCGACGCCACGCACGAGGCGGCCTCCGCGTCCGACACGGTCCAGGTCTCCCGTGCCACGCCCACGCTGACGCTCAACAAGAACGGCAACGTGTACGCGTACAGCGCGGACGTGACGTTCACCGCGCACCTCGGCACGACCTACAACAACCGCAAGGTCGAGATCTGGGCCGACCCCTACGGCTCCGACAAGCCGAACAAGCTGGTGAAGTCCGGCACGGTCAACTCCTCGGGCAACCTGTCCGTCACCCTCGACCTGACCCGCGACACCAAGCTCACGGCCAAGTTCGCGGGCGACGCGCGCTACGCGCCGAAGACGGCGGAGAGCCGCGTCTACACCAAGGTGAGGGTGTCGACGACGCCGAGCCGCCACTACAAGACCAACTACGCCTGGAACCAGACGTACTACTACTTCCGGAAGTCCGTGGACCCGCTGTTCACGACCTCGATGTCGATGTACCCGGGCCGCGACTACCGCGTACAGGTCCAGGGGTACTACGACGGCGCCTGGCGGACCACGGGCACGGAGTACTTCCCGCTGGAGGCCGACGGCAGGGCGGCGGTCGAGCTGACGGGCACGCCGGCCACGGGTGTCCGCTTCCGGATCCGGTCGTCGTACATCGACACGACGTCCGGTGACAACGTGAACACCACGACGCACGGCTCCTGGAAGTACTTCATCTTCACCAGCTGA
- a CDS encoding response regulator transcription factor: MTTPVPSVQSAATPLPPATSASTGRLLVVDDEEGIRSMLTMALEFLGYQVSAAATGRQALQAVTRHDPDLILLDVNLPDLSGFEVCRTLRDRGNDVPVLFLTGLGGVDDRVRGLDMGGDDFVTKPFELKEVAARVRALLRRAGGAGPTGDRNRLRAGAVQLDADAHQVWAAGRPVDLTTTEFALLRYLMENPGRVLSRGQIQERVWNHRDEGSGVVDTYIYYLRRKLGEPGQSLIRTVRGVGYQLCAN, from the coding sequence ATGACCACCCCTGTGCCCTCGGTTCAGTCAGCAGCGACACCCCTCCCACCAGCGACATCGGCGTCCACGGGACGGCTGCTCGTCGTGGACGACGAGGAGGGCATCCGTTCCATGCTCACCATGGCGCTGGAATTCCTCGGCTACCAGGTGAGCGCCGCGGCCACCGGCCGTCAGGCCCTGCAGGCCGTCACCCGGCACGATCCCGATCTGATCCTCCTCGACGTCAACCTCCCCGACCTCAGCGGCTTCGAGGTCTGCCGGACGTTGCGGGACCGGGGCAACGACGTGCCGGTGCTGTTCCTCACGGGGCTCGGTGGCGTCGACGACCGGGTGCGCGGGCTGGACATGGGCGGGGACGACTTCGTCACCAAGCCGTTCGAGTTGAAGGAGGTCGCCGCCCGGGTGCGTGCGCTGTTGCGCCGGGCCGGTGGCGCCGGCCCCACGGGTGACCGCAACCGGCTGCGCGCCGGCGCGGTCCAGCTCGACGCCGACGCCCACCAGGTCTGGGCCGCCGGCCGCCCCGTCGACCTCACCACCACCGAGTTCGCCCTGCTCCGCTACCTCATGGAGAACCCCGGCCGCGTCCTCTCCCGGGGCCAGATCCAGGAACGCGTCTGGAACCACCGCGACGAGGGGTCCGGCGTCGTCGACACGTACATCTACTACCTGCGCCGCAAACTGGGCGAACCGGGGCAATCCCTCATACGGACGGTGCGGGGGGTCGGCTATCAGCTGTGCGCGAACTGA
- a CDS encoding sensor histidine kinase yields the protein MSGFSGLGGNIRAAGLLAPSDTHSRPHPGPHPLPPVEQPIRPHHTGRRTVGFWLIATLTTLGAVAALSAHTLAHHLTTRTDQEIARLSALGPTPPSTPTPKANADANVNTDTDTDTDTDTDTNANANTLILVLDAKGNVVERHPGSDNLPEFPTLTPARLTAYAARANPSAFGENYRAKVVRAPGAGRNGERGYLVTAVSTADDRQAVERLLQTETAAALPLLATVLIGARRLGRREVKEREDGERRLREFMASAGHELRNPLTTISGYAELARVGDPAYEPMRQEALGRIATEVGRMSTLIDELVLLTRLDLGQPLQLTCVDLAQLCRDAASAARDCHPDHPVRLLLAPGDHTVTGDPLRLHQLVANLLANARVHTPPGTTTTLGLGTEDGYRVIEVLDDGPGIPGELRARLFDPFVRGEETRAAGSGLGLSIVTAIAAAHGGMVTLEPSHPPHPSHRGAWFRVRIPAPS from the coding sequence ATGAGCGGATTCAGCGGGCTGGGCGGAAACATCAGGGCGGCCGGACTGCTCGCACCGAGCGACACACACTCCCGGCCCCACCCCGGCCCTCACCCCCTCCCTCCCGTCGAGCAACCGATCCGCCCCCACCACACCGGCCGACGCACCGTCGGCTTCTGGCTGATCGCCACCCTCACCACCCTGGGCGCGGTCGCCGCCCTCTCCGCCCACACCCTCGCCCACCACCTCACCACCCGCACCGACCAGGAGATAGCGCGGCTCAGCGCCCTCGGCCCCACCCCGCCCAGCACCCCCACCCCGAAGGCCAACGCCGACGCCAACGTCAACACCGACACCGACACCGACACCGACACCGACACCGACACCAACGCCAACGCCAACACTCTGATCCTCGTCCTCGACGCCAAGGGCAACGTCGTGGAACGCCACCCGGGCTCCGACAACCTCCCCGAGTTCCCCACCCTCACACCCGCCCGGCTGACGGCGTACGCGGCCCGCGCGAACCCCTCGGCGTTCGGCGAGAACTACCGCGCGAAGGTGGTGCGCGCCCCCGGGGCCGGCCGGAACGGCGAACGCGGCTACCTCGTCACGGCCGTCTCGACGGCCGACGACCGGCAGGCGGTCGAACGCCTGCTCCAGACCGAGACGGCCGCCGCGCTCCCCCTCCTCGCGACCGTCCTGATCGGCGCCCGCCGCCTCGGCCGCCGCGAGGTCAAAGAACGTGAGGACGGCGAGCGCCGGCTGCGCGAGTTCATGGCGTCCGCCGGACACGAACTGCGCAACCCGCTGACCACGATCTCCGGCTACGCCGAACTCGCCCGGGTCGGCGACCCCGCGTACGAACCCATGCGGCAGGAGGCGCTCGGCCGCATCGCCACCGAGGTCGGCCGGATGAGCACGCTCATCGACGAACTCGTGTTGCTGACCCGCCTGGACCTAGGCCAGCCCCTCCAGCTCACCTGCGTGGACCTGGCCCAGCTGTGCCGCGACGCGGCCTCCGCCGCCCGCGACTGCCACCCCGACCACCCCGTACGGCTGCTCCTCGCCCCCGGCGACCACACGGTCACCGGCGACCCGCTGCGGCTCCACCAACTGGTCGCCAACCTGCTGGCCAACGCCCGCGTCCACACCCCGCCGGGCACCACGACCACACTCGGCCTCGGCACGGAGGACGGTTACCGGGTCATCGAGGTCCTGGACGACGGCCCCGGAATCCCGGGCGAACTCCGTGCCCGGCTCTTCGACCCCTTCGTACGCGGCGAGGAGACGCGGGCCGCCGGCAGCGGGCTCGGCCTCAGCATCGTCACGGCGATCGCGGCGGCCCACGGCGGCATGGTCACGCTGGAACCGTCCCACCCGCCCCACCCGTCCCACCGGGGTGCGTGGTTCAGAGTCCGTATCCCAGCCCCGTCATAA
- a CDS encoding PP2C family protein-serine/threonine phosphatase: MRMPMPRVPRETDPVERQQVLRVRGRNIAWLPPLVVLLTVPVLDWVTGGDFRVISWLVLAPGTAAAVCGVRTTAVFAGLAMFTYVVGDNSWSHQDRTGLPDFILVALGGILSVLACAVRLRGQERMLHMRAVVDTTRRILLRQLPPDVGGLDHAEIYLAADSEARVGGDFYDIQPSPHGTRVVIGDVQGKGLTAVEAASVLLGTFREAAYYEPAPATVAERLETRMVRHLRYAAHVGRDDAERFATAVLLDFPELRSERTDWGPDLTGLGSALTVDVVNFGHEPPLLVSPGGVRPLPLRDGLPLGLSELAPQAPRTTTVRVAADETLLLVTDGVTEARDGDGAFFPLRAYLTRALADGPCATDPESLVRLVRDGVLAHTGGGLDDDTTIFAVRRASEPMRTGAGGGGAVG, translated from the coding sequence ATGCGGATGCCGATGCCGCGGGTGCCTCGGGAGACGGACCCCGTCGAGCGGCAGCAGGTGCTGCGGGTCCGCGGGCGGAACATCGCCTGGCTACCGCCGCTGGTCGTGCTGCTCACCGTGCCGGTGCTCGACTGGGTGACCGGCGGCGACTTCCGGGTCATCTCGTGGCTGGTGCTGGCGCCGGGCACGGCCGCCGCGGTCTGTGGTGTGCGGACGACGGCGGTGTTCGCGGGGCTCGCGATGTTCACGTACGTCGTCGGCGACAACTCCTGGTCGCACCAGGACCGCACCGGGCTCCCCGACTTCATCCTCGTCGCCCTGGGCGGGATCCTGTCCGTGCTGGCCTGCGCGGTACGGCTGCGCGGGCAGGAGCGGATGCTGCACATGCGGGCCGTCGTCGACACCACCCGCCGTATCCTGCTGCGCCAGCTGCCGCCGGACGTCGGCGGCCTCGACCACGCGGAGATCTACCTCGCCGCCGACAGCGAGGCCCGCGTCGGCGGCGACTTCTACGACATCCAGCCGAGCCCGCACGGCACGCGCGTCGTCATCGGCGACGTCCAGGGCAAGGGGCTCACGGCGGTGGAGGCGGCGTCCGTGCTGCTCGGCACGTTCCGCGAGGCCGCCTACTACGAGCCCGCACCGGCCACCGTGGCCGAGCGGCTGGAGACGCGGATGGTCCGCCACCTGCGCTACGCCGCGCACGTCGGCCGCGACGACGCCGAACGCTTCGCGACCGCCGTGCTGCTCGACTTCCCCGAGCTGCGCAGCGAGCGCACCGACTGGGGTCCCGACCTCACCGGGCTCGGCAGCGCGCTCACCGTGGACGTCGTCAACTTCGGCCACGAACCCCCGCTCCTGGTCTCCCCCGGCGGAGTACGGCCCCTGCCGCTCAGGGACGGACTGCCGTTGGGGCTCAGCGAGTTGGCGCCGCAGGCGCCCCGGACGACCACGGTGCGGGTCGCCGCCGACGAGACGCTCCTCCTCGTCACCGACGGGGTGACGGAGGCCCGCGACGGCGACGGGGCCTTCTTCCCCCTCCGCGCGTACCTCACCCGGGCCCTCGCCGACGGACCGTGCGCCACCGACCCCGAGTCCCTCGTCCGCCTCGTCCGCGACGGTGTTCTCGCCCACACCGGCGGCGGCCTCGACGACGACACGACGATCTTCGCGGTACGGCGGGCGTCGGAGCCGATGCGGACGGGTGCCGGTGGCGGGGGAGCGGTGGGGTGA
- a CDS encoding aminotransferase-like domain-containing protein: protein MAADYRRIADRVADDIAAGRLKPGDRLPPQRVFARRRGIAGSTAGRVYAELVRRGLVVGEVGRGTFVRAAPPVSAGWALAEPATSAPVNLELNYPAVPGQSELLAAGIAPLLRPDVLADALRTAPATGTAAAREAAAGLLATGGWRPAPERFLFTGNARQAIAAALAHLVRPGGRVGVESLTYPLVKEIAGRLGVTLVPLATDGEGVRPEAVVAAHRAAPLSAVYVQPTLHNPTSVTMGGVRRAELAGVVRELDLPVIEDRVWAFLAGGDAGGDAGGDTGGDTGGDTGGDAGGDFGGRVPPPLAAYAPERVFVVDGLSKRVAPGLTVGFLVVPEGRVEGVAAALRSGGWAAGRFALEAGVRWIGDGTVGRLVEAKRADAAARQRLVAEHLAGFAVRGDARAYYVWWELPEPWRADTFCAAAAERGVAVTPGSAFSVPGVGAGRGAGTLTGADRVPLRPPVPPHRHDCPQLGEPGQLGRPGVLGRPGAAASAAGPGGVASAAGPGAAVSAAGPTVAASAADCVRLGLGSVSLSELAGALRVLGDVARGGT from the coding sequence GTGGCTGCTGACTATCGGCGTATCGCCGATCGCGTCGCGGACGACATCGCCGCCGGGCGGCTGAAGCCGGGGGACCGGCTGCCGCCGCAGCGGGTGTTCGCGCGGCGGCGGGGGATCGCCGGGTCGACCGCCGGGCGGGTGTACGCGGAGCTGGTGCGGCGTGGGCTGGTGGTGGGGGAGGTCGGGCGCGGGACGTTCGTACGGGCCGCGCCGCCGGTGTCGGCGGGGTGGGCGTTGGCGGAGCCGGCCACGTCGGCGCCCGTGAATCTGGAGCTCAACTACCCTGCCGTGCCGGGGCAGTCGGAGCTGCTGGCCGCCGGGATCGCGCCGTTGCTGCGGCCCGATGTGCTGGCGGACGCGCTGCGGACGGCTCCCGCGACCGGTACGGCCGCCGCGCGCGAGGCCGCGGCCGGGCTGCTCGCCACGGGGGGCTGGCGGCCGGCTCCGGAGCGGTTCCTCTTCACCGGGAACGCCCGCCAGGCCATCGCCGCGGCCCTCGCCCATCTCGTACGGCCCGGGGGGCGGGTCGGGGTCGAGTCCCTCACGTATCCGCTGGTCAAGGAGATCGCCGGGCGGTTGGGGGTGACGTTGGTGCCGCTCGCGACGGACGGGGAGGGGGTGCGGCCGGAGGCCGTGGTGGCGGCGCATCGGGCGGCGCCCTTGTCGGCGGTGTATGTGCAGCCGACGTTGCACAATCCGACGTCCGTGACGATGGGTGGGGTGCGGCGGGCTGAACTCGCGGGTGTGGTGCGGGAGTTGGATCTGCCGGTGATCGAGGACCGGGTCTGGGCGTTCCTGGCGGGCGGGGATGCGGGCGGGGATGCGGGCGGGGATACGGGCGGGGATACGGGCGGGGATACGGGGGGAGATGCGGGTGGGGATTTTGGTGGGCGGGTGCCGCCGCCGTTGGCCGCGTACGCGCCGGAGCGGGTGTTCGTTGTCGACGGGCTGTCCAAGCGGGTGGCGCCGGGGCTGACGGTCGGGTTTCTGGTGGTGCCGGAGGGGCGGGTCGAGGGGGTGGCGGCGGCGTTGCGTTCGGGGGGCTGGGCGGCGGGGCGGTTCGCCCTGGAGGCGGGGGTGCGGTGGATCGGGGACGGGACGGTCGGGCGGCTGGTCGAGGCGAAGCGGGCGGATGCGGCGGCGCGGCAGCGGCTGGTCGCCGAGCATCTCGCGGGGTTCGCGGTGCGGGGGGATGCGCGGGCGTACTACGTGTGGTGGGAGCTGCCGGAACCGTGGCGCGCCGACACGTTCTGTGCGGCGGCGGCGGAGCGGGGGGTGGCGGTGACTCCGGGGTCTGCGTTCAGTGTGCCGGGGGTGGGGGCTGGGCGGGGGGCGGGCACGCTTACCGGCGCTGACAGGGTGCCGCTGCGCCCACCCGTGCCGCCCCATCGGCACGATTGCCCGCAGCTAGGGGAGCCAGGGCAGCTGGGGCGGCCCGGGGTGCTGGGGCGGCCCGGGGCCGCCGCGTCCGCTGCCGGGCCTGGGGGCGTCGCGTCCGCTGCCGGGCCCGGGGCCGCCGTCTCCGCCGCCGGGCCCACGGTCGCCGCCTCCGCCGCCGACTGCGTCAGGCTTGGGCTTGGTTCGGTTTCTCTGTCGGAGTTGGCGGGGGCGTTGCGGGTGCTGGGGGACGTCGCGCGAGGCGGGACGTGA
- a CDS encoding alpha/beta fold hydrolase — translation MTATFLAYEDKGKADSSPSLPLPLVLIHGHPFDRTMWHPQITAFATSRRVIAPDLRGYGESPVVPGITPLSTFAEDIATLLDDLGVTDFALAGLSMGGQIAMECYRQFPHRVRALILADTFPAAETPEGKRTRNTMADRLLHEGMTGYADEVLYKMVAPYANAEVAAHVHRMMTATDPEGAAAALRGRAERPDYRDLLITVTVPTLVIVGADDEYTPVTDAEAMHAALPDSTLQVIPDAAHLPNLERPAEFNKALADFLSSLD, via the coding sequence ATGACCGCCACCTTCCTCGCATACGAGGACAAAGGGAAAGCAGACTCCTCGCCGTCCCTCCCCCTCCCCCTCGTCCTCATCCACGGCCACCCCTTCGACCGCACGATGTGGCACCCCCAGATCACGGCATTCGCGACCTCCCGCCGCGTCATCGCCCCCGACCTGCGCGGCTACGGCGAGTCCCCGGTCGTCCCGGGCATCACGCCCCTCTCGACGTTCGCCGAGGACATAGCGACGCTCCTGGACGACCTCGGCGTCACCGACTTCGCCCTGGCCGGCCTCTCCATGGGCGGCCAGATAGCCATGGAGTGCTACCGCCAGTTCCCGCACCGCGTACGCGCCCTCATCCTGGCCGACACCTTCCCGGCCGCCGAGACTCCGGAGGGCAAGCGGACCCGGAACACCATGGCCGACCGCCTGCTGCACGAGGGCATGACGGGCTACGCCGACGAGGTGCTGTACAAAATGGTCGCGCCGTACGCGAATGCCGAGGTCGCGGCCCACGTACACCGCATGATGACGGCCACCGACCCCGAGGGCGCCGCGGCGGCCCTGCGCGGCCGCGCCGAACGCCCCGACTACCGCGACCTCCTCATCACGGTCACCGTCCCCACCCTGGTCATCGTCGGCGCGGACGACGAGTACACCCCCGTCACCGACGCCGAAGCCATGCACGCGGCCCTCCCCGACTCCACCCTCCAGGTCATCCCCGACGCGGCCCACCTCCCGAACCTCGAACGCCCGGCCGAGTTCAACAAGGCCCTGGCGGACTTCCTGTCAAGCCTCGACTGA
- a CDS encoding DUF7144 family membrane protein, whose translation MAQHSTAPRENPQSDQTIPTPTPSYAKHSGSAWALGGTVFAGVLMMVGGIMGILNGIAGIATDDVYTPIGDYVFEFSLTTWGWIHLTLGIIVTLTGYSILQGKDWARGLGIAFASLFAIEYFMFLPYAPVWSVIAIAVAVFVMWSLATSHDGDRTT comes from the coding sequence ATGGCACAGCACAGCACCGCCCCACGCGAGAACCCCCAGTCCGACCAGACCATCCCGACACCGACACCCTCCTACGCGAAGCACTCCGGCTCGGCCTGGGCTCTCGGCGGCACGGTCTTCGCCGGTGTCCTCATGATGGTCGGCGGCATCATGGGCATCCTCAACGGCATCGCCGGCATCGCCACGGACGACGTGTACACGCCCATCGGCGACTACGTCTTCGAGTTCAGCCTTACCACCTGGGGCTGGATCCACCTGACCCTCGGCATCATCGTCACCCTCACCGGCTACAGCATCCTCCAGGGCAAGGACTGGGCCCGAGGCCTGGGCATAGCCTTCGCCTCCCTCTTCGCCATCGAGTACTTCATGTTCCTCCCGTACGCCCCCGTCTGGTCCGTCATCGCCATCGCCGTCGCCGTCTTCGTGATGTGGTCCCTGGCGACGTCCCACGACGGCGACCGCACGACATAG
- a CDS encoding DUF7848 domain-containing protein, whose protein sequence is MTRSIIKAAEWTLAPETAEGTPRVLYSAVCLACGAESPTSDSERLPVEIWALKHTGPEPPAPAPSLWPRRNPT, encoded by the coding sequence GTGACCCGTTCGATCATCAAGGCCGCCGAGTGGACCCTGGCACCGGAAACCGCCGAGGGCACTCCACGGGTCCTCTACTCGGCTGTGTGCCTGGCCTGCGGGGCAGAGTCCCCCACGTCGGACAGCGAACGCCTACCCGTAGAAATCTGGGCGCTCAAGCACACCGGCCCTGAACCCCCAGCACCGGCACCGTCACTCTGGCCTCGCCGAAACCCCACCTGA
- a CDS encoding endonuclease/exonuclease/phosphatase family protein encodes MESATIERPVVNARRKTHGGKKAFAALFLLGVSVVVGCRVLDVDAFTPVTQLLAFLPWLLAPTGLALLLSLFARWWIGLTWGVVLLGVLAWYIEPYGKTTEPGGTALAQVRVMTSNVQFGWGTDALVKAVRRDRPDIVFVEECELTCSAKLRDTLGDLSGKSGKSPAYPHRQAVEGYGSTGSVILSRYPLKPADPIPGTMGMPGAVADIEGNPVRLQLAHPMPPLPGELDTWRRELGALRAYAAKDTRTPTILAGDFNASQDHAAFRAILDTGLSDAARLVGQDRRPTWPSRTTPRIGTQIDHVLVSSKDFSAREVRFQGLSGTDHNAVTVDVVLHGRR; translated from the coding sequence GTGGAGAGCGCGACGATCGAGCGGCCGGTGGTGAACGCACGGCGGAAAACGCACGGCGGCAAGAAGGCCTTCGCCGCTCTGTTCCTCCTCGGTGTCAGTGTGGTCGTCGGCTGTCGTGTCCTCGACGTCGACGCCTTCACCCCCGTCACCCAACTCCTCGCCTTCCTCCCCTGGCTCCTCGCCCCCACCGGCCTCGCCCTGCTCCTCTCCCTCTTCGCCCGCTGGTGGATCGGGCTGACCTGGGGTGTCGTGCTGCTCGGGGTGCTCGCCTGGTACATCGAGCCGTACGGGAAGACGACCGAGCCGGGCGGGACGGCGCTGGCCCAGGTGCGGGTGATGACGTCCAACGTGCAGTTCGGGTGGGGCACCGATGCCCTCGTCAAGGCCGTGCGGCGCGACCGGCCCGACATCGTCTTCGTCGAGGAGTGCGAGCTCACCTGCTCGGCCAAGCTGCGTGACACGCTCGGCGACCTGAGCGGCAAGAGTGGAAAGAGCCCGGCCTACCCCCACCGCCAGGCCGTCGAGGGCTACGGCTCCACCGGCTCCGTCATCCTCAGCCGCTACCCCCTCAAGCCCGCCGACCCGATCCCCGGCACGATGGGCATGCCCGGTGCCGTGGCCGACATCGAGGGCAACCCCGTACGGCTGCAGCTGGCGCACCCCATGCCCCCGCTGCCGGGAGAGCTGGACACCTGGCGGCGGGAGCTCGGCGCGCTGCGGGCGTACGCGGCCAAGGACACCCGGACGCCGACCATCCTCGCCGGGGACTTCAACGCCTCCCAGGACCACGCGGCCTTCCGCGCCATCCTCGACACGGGCCTGAGCGACGCCGCCCGTCTGGTCGGGCAGGACCGGAGGCCGACCTGGCCCTCCCGGACCACCCCGAGGATCGGCACCCAGATCGACCATGTCCTGGTCTCCTCCAAGGACTTCTCCGCACGCGAGGTCCGCTTCCAGGGACTGTCCGGCACCGACCACAACGCCGTCACCGTCGACGTCGTCCTGCACGGAAGAAGGTGA